A stretch of the Capsicum annuum cultivar UCD-10X-F1 chromosome 10, UCD10Xv1.1, whole genome shotgun sequence genome encodes the following:
- the LOC107845625 gene encoding phosphoglycerate mutase-like protein AT74, protein MINSTVDDNGHAQIPDQEHHCHCCHFHSQNQQKPPAPIPKCLPKRIILVRHGESEGNRDDAMYTITPDYRIPLTPKGIDQAKEAGSRIFDMVSDNSSSDNWKVYFYVSPYVRTRSTLREMGRAFSRRRVLGVREECRIREQDFGNFQVADRMKAIKETRERFGRFFYRFPEGESAADVYDRVSSFLESLWRDIDMNRLHHDPNDDLNLVIISHGLASRVFLMKWFKWTVEQFEYLNNLGNCEFRVIQLGIGGEYSLAVHHTEEEMLEWGLSPEMISDQKWRAHASRSSWKDKCCWYLDAFFDHLANSDEDDYDEVKSNFSD, encoded by the exons ATGATAAATAGTACCGTTGATGACAACGGCCACGCCCAAATTCCTGATCAAGAACATCACTGCCACTGTTGTCATTTTCATAGTCAAAATCAGCAGAAGCCCCCTGCACCCATACCCAAGTGCCTACCAAAGCGCATAATTTTGGTTCGTCACGGAGAGAGCGAAGGGAATAGAGACGACGCCATGTACACCATCACGCCCGATTATAGGATCCCGCTAACTCCCAAGGGAATTGATCAAGCCAAGGAAGCTGGGTCTCGCATTTTTGACATGGTTTCTGATAATAGCTCCTCAGATAATTGGAAGGTCTACTTCTACGTCTCCCCATACGTGCGAACACGTTCCACCCTAAGGGAGATGGGCAGGGCATTTTCCAGACGGAGAGTGCTTGGCGTGAGGGAAGAATGCCGAATTAGAGAACAAGATTTTGGTAATTTTCAAGTGGCGGACCGCATGAAAGCGATCAAGGAGACTCGGGAGAGATTTGGCCGCTTCTTTTATCGTTTTCCTGAGGGAGAATCAGCTGCTGATGTTTATGACAGAGTTTCCA GTTTCCTTGAATCTCTTTGGAGGGACATTGATATGAATAGACTCCACCATGACCCTAATGACGATTTGAATCTTGTGATTATATCTCATGGTCTAGCTAGTCGCGTCTTTCTGATGAAGTGGTTCAAGTGGACAGTTGAGCAGTTTGAGTATCTAAACAATTTAGGAAATTGTGAATTTCGAGTTATACAATTAGGGATTGGTGGAGAATATAGCTTAGCGGTCCACCATACTGAAGAAGAGATGCTAGAATGGGGACTATCCCCTGAAATGATTTCAGACCAAAAATGGCGTGCTCATGCTAGCAGGAGTTCGTGGAAGGACAAATGTTGTTGGTACCTTGATGCTTTCTTTGACCATCTAGCTAATTCAgatgaggatgattatgatgaagTGAAATCAAACTTTTCTGACTAG